A genomic window from Macaca mulatta isolate MMU2019108-1 chromosome 19, T2T-MMU8v2.0, whole genome shotgun sequence includes:
- the MKNK2 gene encoding MAP kinase-interacting serine/threonine-protein kinase 2 isoform X3, with the protein MVQKKPAELQGFHRSFKGQNPFELAFSLDQPHHGDSDFGLQCSARPDMPASQPIDIPDAKKRGKKKKRGRATDSFSGRFEDVYQLQEDVLGEGAHARVQTCINLITSQEYAVKIIEKQPGHIRSRVFREVEMLYQCQGHRNVLELIEFFEEEDRFYLVFEKMRGGSILSHIHKRRHFNELEASVVVQDVASALDFLHNKGIAHRDLKPENILCEHPNQVSPVKICDFDLGSGIKLNGDCSPISTPELLTPCGSAEYMAPEVVEAFSEEASIYDKRCDLWSLGVILYILLSGYPPFVGRCGSDCGWDRGEACPACQNMLFESIQEGKYEFPDKDWAHISCAAKDLISKLLVRDAKQRLSAAQVLQHPWVQGCAPENTLPTPMVLQRWDSHFLLPPHPCRIHVRPGGLVRTITVNE; encoded by the exons ATGGTGCAGAAGAAACCAGCCGAACTTCAGGGTTTCCACCGTTCGTTCAAG GGGCAGAACCCCTTCGAGCTGGCCTTCTCTCTAGACCAGCCCCACCACGGAGACTCTGACTTTGGCCTGCAGTGCTCAGCCCGCCCTG ACATGCCCGCCAGCCAGCCCATCGACATCCCGGACGCCAAGAAGAGGGGCAAGAAGAAGAAGCGCGGCCGGGCCACCGACAGCTTCTCGGGCAGGTTTGAAG ACGTCTACCAGCTGCAGGAGGATGTGCTGGGGGAGGGCGCTCATGCCCGAGTGCAGACCTGCATCAACCTGATCACCAGCCAGGAGTACGCCGTCAAG ATCATTGAGAAACAGCCAGGCCACATTCGGAGCAGGGTTTTCCGGGAGGTGGAGATGCTGTACCAGTGCCAGGGACACAG GAACGTTCTAGAGCTGATTGAGTTCTTTGAGGAGGAGGACCGCTTCTACCTGGTGTTTGAGAAGATGCGGGGAG GCTCCATCCTGAGCCACATCCACAAGCGCCGGCACTTCAACGAGCTGGAGgccagcgtggtggtgcaggACGTGGCCAGTGCCTTGGactttctgcacaacaaag GCATCGCCCACAGGGACCTAAAGCCGGAAAACATCCTGTGTGAGCACCCCAATCAG GTCTCCCCCGTGAAGATCTGTGATTTCGACCTGGGCAGCGGCATCAAACTCAACGGGGACTGCTCCCCTATCTCCACCCCGGAGCTGCTCACCCCG TGCGGCTCGGCGGAGTACATGGCCCCGGAGGTGGTGGAGGCCTTCAGCGAGGAGGCCAGCATCTACGACAAGCGCTGCGACCTGTGGAGCCTGGGCGTCATCTTGTACATCCTGCTCAGTGGTTACCCGCCCTTCGTGGGCCGCTGTGGCAGCGACTGCGGCTGGGACCGCGGCGAGGCCTGCCCTGCCTGCCAG AACATGCTGTTTGAGAGCATCCAGGAGGGCAAGTATGAGTTCCCCGACAAGGACTGGGCCCACATCTCTTGCGCTGCCAAAGACCTCATCTCCAAGCTGCTCGTCCGTGACGCCAAGCAGAGACTGAGCGCTGCCCAAGTCCTGCAGCACCCCTGGGTTCAGGGG TGCGCCCCGGAGAACACCTTGCCCACTCCGATGGTCCTGCAGAG gtgGGACAGtcacttcctcctccctccccacccctgtcGCATCCATGTGCGACCTGGAGGACTGGTCAGAACCATTACTGTGAATGAGTGA
- the MKNK2 gene encoding MAP kinase-interacting serine/threonine-protein kinase 2 isoform X2: protein MPASQPIDIPDAKKRGKKKKRGRATDSFSGRFEDVYQLQEDVLGEGAHARVQTCINLITSQEYAVKIIEKQPGHIRSRVFREVEMLYQCQGHRNVLELIEFFEEEDRFYLVFEKMRGGSILSHIHKRRHFNELEASVVVQDVASALDFLHNKGIAHRDLKPENILCEHPNQVSPVKICDFDLGSGIKLNGDCSPISTPELLTPCGSAEYMAPEVVEAFSEEASIYDKRCDLWSLGVILYILLSGYPPFVGRCGSDCGWDRGEACPACQNMLFESIQEGKYEFPDKDWAHISCAAKDLISKLLVRDAKQRLSAAQVLQHPWVQGCAPENTLPTPMVLQRNSCAKDLTSFAAEAIAMNRQLAQHDEDLAEEEAAGQGQPVLVRATSRCLQLSPPSQSKLAQRRQRASLSSAPVVLVGDRA from the exons ATGCCCGCCAGCCAGCCCATCGACATCCCGGACGCCAAGAAGAGGGGCAAGAAGAAGAAGCGCGGCCGGGCCACCGACAGCTTCTCGGGCAGGTTTGAAG ACGTCTACCAGCTGCAGGAGGATGTGCTGGGGGAGGGCGCTCATGCCCGAGTGCAGACCTGCATCAACCTGATCACCAGCCAGGAGTACGCCGTCAAG ATCATTGAGAAACAGCCAGGCCACATTCGGAGCAGGGTTTTCCGGGAGGTGGAGATGCTGTACCAGTGCCAGGGACACAG GAACGTTCTAGAGCTGATTGAGTTCTTTGAGGAGGAGGACCGCTTCTACCTGGTGTTTGAGAAGATGCGGGGAG GCTCCATCCTGAGCCACATCCACAAGCGCCGGCACTTCAACGAGCTGGAGgccagcgtggtggtgcaggACGTGGCCAGTGCCTTGGactttctgcacaacaaag GCATCGCCCACAGGGACCTAAAGCCGGAAAACATCCTGTGTGAGCACCCCAATCAG GTCTCCCCCGTGAAGATCTGTGATTTCGACCTGGGCAGCGGCATCAAACTCAACGGGGACTGCTCCCCTATCTCCACCCCGGAGCTGCTCACCCCG TGCGGCTCGGCGGAGTACATGGCCCCGGAGGTGGTGGAGGCCTTCAGCGAGGAGGCCAGCATCTACGACAAGCGCTGCGACCTGTGGAGCCTGGGCGTCATCTTGTACATCCTGCTCAGTGGTTACCCGCCCTTCGTGGGCCGCTGTGGCAGCGACTGCGGCTGGGACCGCGGCGAGGCCTGCCCTGCCTGCCAG AACATGCTGTTTGAGAGCATCCAGGAGGGCAAGTATGAGTTCCCCGACAAGGACTGGGCCCACATCTCTTGCGCTGCCAAAGACCTCATCTCCAAGCTGCTCGTCCGTGACGCCAAGCAGAGACTGAGCGCTGCCCAAGTCCTGCAGCACCCCTGGGTTCAGGGG TGCGCCCCGGAGAACACCTTGCCCACTCCGATGGTCCTGCAGAG GAACAGCTGTGCCAAAGACCTCACATCCTTCGCGGCCGAGGCCATTGCCATGAACCGGCAGCTGGCCCAGCACGACGAGGACCTGGCTGAGGAGGAGGCCGCGGGGCAGGGCCAGCCCGTCCTGGTCCGAGCTACCTCACGCTGCCTGCAGCTGTCTCCACCCTCCCAGTCCAAGCTGGCGCAGCGGCGGCAAAGGGCCAGCCTGTCCTCGGCCCCCGTGGTCCTGGTGGGAGACCGTGCCTGA
- the MKNK2 gene encoding MAP kinase-interacting serine/threonine-protein kinase 2 isoform X1, with protein MVQKKPAELQGFHRSFKGQNPFELAFSLDQPHHGDSDFGLQCSARPDMPASQPIDIPDAKKRGKKKKRGRATDSFSGRFEDVYQLQEDVLGEGAHARVQTCINLITSQEYAVKIIEKQPGHIRSRVFREVEMLYQCQGHRNVLELIEFFEEEDRFYLVFEKMRGGSILSHIHKRRHFNELEASVVVQDVASALDFLHNKGIAHRDLKPENILCEHPNQVSPVKICDFDLGSGIKLNGDCSPISTPELLTPCGSAEYMAPEVVEAFSEEASIYDKRCDLWSLGVILYILLSGYPPFVGRCGSDCGWDRGEACPACQNMLFESIQEGKYEFPDKDWAHISCAAKDLISKLLVRDAKQRLSAAQVLQHPWVQGCAPENTLPTPMVLQRNSCAKDLTSFAAEAIAMNRQLAQHDEDLAEEEAAGQGQPVLVRATSRCLQLSPPSQSKLAQRRQRASLSSAPVVLVGDRA; from the exons ATGGTGCAGAAGAAACCAGCCGAACTTCAGGGTTTCCACCGTTCGTTCAAG GGGCAGAACCCCTTCGAGCTGGCCTTCTCTCTAGACCAGCCCCACCACGGAGACTCTGACTTTGGCCTGCAGTGCTCAGCCCGCCCTG ACATGCCCGCCAGCCAGCCCATCGACATCCCGGACGCCAAGAAGAGGGGCAAGAAGAAGAAGCGCGGCCGGGCCACCGACAGCTTCTCGGGCAGGTTTGAAG ACGTCTACCAGCTGCAGGAGGATGTGCTGGGGGAGGGCGCTCATGCCCGAGTGCAGACCTGCATCAACCTGATCACCAGCCAGGAGTACGCCGTCAAG ATCATTGAGAAACAGCCAGGCCACATTCGGAGCAGGGTTTTCCGGGAGGTGGAGATGCTGTACCAGTGCCAGGGACACAG GAACGTTCTAGAGCTGATTGAGTTCTTTGAGGAGGAGGACCGCTTCTACCTGGTGTTTGAGAAGATGCGGGGAG GCTCCATCCTGAGCCACATCCACAAGCGCCGGCACTTCAACGAGCTGGAGgccagcgtggtggtgcaggACGTGGCCAGTGCCTTGGactttctgcacaacaaag GCATCGCCCACAGGGACCTAAAGCCGGAAAACATCCTGTGTGAGCACCCCAATCAG GTCTCCCCCGTGAAGATCTGTGATTTCGACCTGGGCAGCGGCATCAAACTCAACGGGGACTGCTCCCCTATCTCCACCCCGGAGCTGCTCACCCCG TGCGGCTCGGCGGAGTACATGGCCCCGGAGGTGGTGGAGGCCTTCAGCGAGGAGGCCAGCATCTACGACAAGCGCTGCGACCTGTGGAGCCTGGGCGTCATCTTGTACATCCTGCTCAGTGGTTACCCGCCCTTCGTGGGCCGCTGTGGCAGCGACTGCGGCTGGGACCGCGGCGAGGCCTGCCCTGCCTGCCAG AACATGCTGTTTGAGAGCATCCAGGAGGGCAAGTATGAGTTCCCCGACAAGGACTGGGCCCACATCTCTTGCGCTGCCAAAGACCTCATCTCCAAGCTGCTCGTCCGTGACGCCAAGCAGAGACTGAGCGCTGCCCAAGTCCTGCAGCACCCCTGGGTTCAGGGG TGCGCCCCGGAGAACACCTTGCCCACTCCGATGGTCCTGCAGAG GAACAGCTGTGCCAAAGACCTCACATCCTTCGCGGCCGAGGCCATTGCCATGAACCGGCAGCTGGCCCAGCACGACGAGGACCTGGCTGAGGAGGAGGCCGCGGGGCAGGGCCAGCCCGTCCTGGTCCGAGCTACCTCACGCTGCCTGCAGCTGTCTCCACCCTCCCAGTCCAAGCTGGCGCAGCGGCGGCAAAGGGCCAGCCTGTCCTCGGCCCCCGTGGTCCTGGTGGGAGACCGTGCCTGA